The following proteins are encoded in a genomic region of Liolophura sinensis isolate JHLJ2023 chromosome 7, CUHK_Ljap_v2, whole genome shotgun sequence:
- the LOC135470143 gene encoding inactive histone-lysine N-methyltransferase 2E-like isoform X3, whose protein sequence is MSVVLRIGAVQSESTALKMAAGTDPDSMEASPVPEDLYVYHPPQQTYSSCFGLPYQDHNYGAPPPPTPPQSPPPCVKVNGHIDVVEETVNIVVAKAVSELNQGTGDSGDDSITRCICDYQHDDGYMICCDKCSVWQHIDCMSIDRNNIPDAYCCEQCEPRVVDKQKARELQARKREEMTDSSATDTDPDEAAHHLALLKAQANANKKGKSKKALKKDITKDLKPRKQKKEKEKKKDQKEKKRKLGNTNNTDVSTVNKLQNNKENAKKLAQLKPCKKNRSVDFQLDETRDAWNSSVSPWADGYEPARNNHYSSALQEILSVNKFNGQHADEVKKVGELQVQLCCVADVKKNRKGLKASMQIQENEAIIEYVGRVMLKDQYDTEKIFFKILHPFVLFYTKFDNTSLCIDASNYGNDARFVRRSCTPNAEIRHIVSSGNIRFYIFSTTEIAKGTEITIPFDYQYKDCSYNVECSCSKVNCVVSKKKRKRNSVQNSNADTSPVVFRTSKRCQAQKAREQEVKKEEVPVIPTVAPPDTSFLESLANAAVAVSMAEQSLSELPLSSSDDSPHKVDTVDNNHICSSDNTISSTGPMEGETEEQAAERERKLTREERKMQAIMKAFEKLEKREERRKEALARLEVAKKTKVEKSQSEDLESLPAVEVKQEVVAEQKPQKGKRRKSHPARRRSRVSSGNSECTVGSEDSNMGMPASAPTTPSPNAEANNTRCPNSSDKNFRFVKTKRHLMNEWLSEKTQVCPLPPVTSQPNAPPTLPATLSAPATTCIPKIEPLEVNVEETMFVTCLPSPRNTLEYMRRNSHSSGDKQGQGCSIGSAKKRWLRQAMCESTQSSDSGKESPALCCDDTSPCHTATMHSPGGSPPVDFVTPLKKRRLARESLSADQPPTPSALSPPLSCTGDEPAGSAAFSLEDATKSYPTVPESSACTTQEMPGGVHPAGSEGFVSAEHPSGPHCKEMLEMTVADSSVGQEKSNVNIDTSVTMATSSEVVTDSAYVCSEVSTDTKSAMEAEEVTDSSLSQSFSQETHSVSEQGNLEGEMESHENSDVVSSNVILAAHVDKDRICSSSETDCSAPVCSADTSTETAEISKCAQDYLESHSNPPQPSSTAATSDSSSSVNEDSEVMESQGSRLCDSAGARSCLFSTQSDVSCTSPKSTESVDRTTVTCDVNLVSGSVREQNSGSNLHVESSSTLERLTDSGSEPDQPACDPSVSSTSQTVQALHTACVGSGDTLEANEAFSPGVSSTVSDLQRDHVSSLSGDSLKITGSVGERLPASACDSSMGVNLPVEPPAGVFHSSMTVMSADSTSTAPPPPLPPPPLPPQPPPPPVPAKKKVSLLEYRKRLKEKGSGTSSNGTPSKTVPGAPATPPAPGRNTPTLAPLPFFDPGSPGRPEFRDGLSSPLKKDEDVRWGSRSRDKPLSLTERLRMEFGLDDSDEEESSPDKKVGSRETSQTPPPPPPPSSVPPPPPGKPVELSRDAQSAQNAVVHRPVYANHDPRIQGLAIPQPVPPPGGQPRLGPPVPGQPPGGLHTANHVGSVNNTSRIPATHHPAVYTTPTQSQRTVAHPSPGFPQSNKSNYSMGPLRQRAGGQPSYNHTQYSAHAPTRPPLYSAGAAPPPHPSSNNQPYPSKPLPQTAAAAASPQTQPYSSRTSSSFTSHSYNHKKHY, encoded by the exons ATGAGTGTTGTGCTTCGTATAGGAGCTGTCCAGTCTGAGAGCACGGCTCTGAAGATGGCTGCTGGCACAGA TCCTGATTCTATGGAGGCATCACCTGTACCCGAGGACCTTTATGTGTATCATCCTCCTCAGCAGACTTATTCCAGTTGTTTTGGACTTCCCTATCAG GACCATAACTATGGTGCACCTCCGCCCCCAACACCTCCCCAGTCACCACCACCATGTGTAAAGGTGAATGGGCATATTGATGTTGTTGAGGAAACGGTGAACATAGTAGTGGCAAAGGCTGTGAGCGAGTTAAACCAGGGAACAGGAGATAGCGGGGATGATAGTATAACAAGGTGCATATGTGATTACCAACATGATGATGGCTACATGATTTGCTGTGACAAATGCAG TGTTTGGCAGCATATTGACTGTATGAGTATAGACCGAAACAACATCCCAGACGCTTACTGCTGTGAACAATGTGAACCCCGGGTTGTCGATAAACAGAAAGCCAGAGAACTTCAAGCCAGAAAACGAGAAGAAATGACGG ATTCCAGTGCAACAGATACAGATCCTGATGAAGCTGCTCACCATTTAGCCTTACTCAAAGCCCAAGCAAATGCAAACAAGAAAGGAAAGAGTAAGAAGGCGCTTAAGAAAGATATCACTAAGGACCTCAAGCCTCGAAAACAGAAAAAggagaaagagaagaaaaaggaccagaaagagaaaaaaaggaaacttGGAAACACGAACAACACTGATGTATCAACAGTTAATAAG ttacaaaataataaagaaaatgcCAAGAAACTTGCACAGCTTAAG CCATGTAAGAAAAATCGTTCAGTGGATTTCCAGTTGGATGAAACCAGAGATGCTTGGAACAGCTCTGTGAG TCCATGGGCAGATGGGTATGAACCAGCCCGAAACAACCATTATTCTTCTGCTCTTCAAGAAATATTATCTGTGAACAAGTTCAATGGACAACAT GCAGATGAAGTCAAGAAGGTTGGAGAGCTGCAGGTTCAGCTCTGCTGTGTGGCTGATGTTAAGAAAAATAGAAAG GGTTTGAAGGCTTCCATGCAGATCCAAGAAAATGAAGCTATCATAGAATATGTGGGCAGGGTCATGTTGAAAGATCAATATGACACAGAGAAAATCTTCTTCAAAAT acttcatccatttgtactatTTTACACCAAGTTTGATAACACGAGTTTGTGTATTGATGCCAGTAACTACGGAAATGATGCGCGGTTTGTTCGCAGGTCATGCACACCAAATGCTGAG atacGACACATTGTTTCATCTGGGAATATCCGGTTTTACATTTTCTCAACAACAGAGATTGCAAAGGGCACAGAAATTACAATCCCATTTGACTACCAGTATAAAGATTG ttcATATAACGTGGAGTGCTCTTGCTCAAAAGTCAATTGTGTTGTGTccaaaaagaaaaggaaacgCAACAGTGTTCAAAACAG CAACGCAGATACAAGTCCAGTGGTATTCCGTACAAGCAAGCGTTGTCAGGCTCAAAAGGCAAGAGAGCAAGAAGTGAAGAAAGAAGAAGTACCTGTAATCCCTACAGTTGCTCCACCAGATACCAGTTTCTTGGAGAGCTTAGCTAATGCTGCTGTCGCAGTCTCAATGGCCGAACAATCTTTGTCAGAATTACCCTTGTCTTCCTCAGAT GATAGCCCGCATAAGGTGGATACTGTTGATAACAACCATATCTGTAGTTCAGATAATACAATATCATCTACTGGTCCGATGGAGGGAGAAACGGAAGAGCAGGCTGCTGAACGGGAAAGAAAGTTG actcgAGAAGAGAGAAAAATGCAGGCAATAATGAAAGCATTTGAAAAGCTGGAGAAAAGAGAAGAACGAAGGAAAGAAGCATTGGCCAGGTTAGAAGTTGCCAAAAAGACGAAGGTGGAAAAATCACAGTCAGAG GACTTGGAATCTCTACCAGCTGTTGAAGTTAAACAAGAAGTTGTTGCTGAGCAGAAGCCACAAAAAGG GAAGAGAAGGAAAAGTCATCCAGCGAGAAG ACGCAGTCGTGTTAGCAGTGGCAATTCTGAGTGCACAGTAGGAAGTGAGGACAGCAATATGGGCATGCCAGCCAGTGCTCCAACAACTCCTTCTCCTAATGCAGAGGCCAACAACACACGATGTCCGAATTCATCAGATAAAAATTTTCGTTTTGTAAAAACCAAAAGG CATCTGATGAATGAGTGGCTAAGTGAGAAAACACAGGTGTGTCCTTTGCCACCAGTTACAAGTCAACCGAATGCACCTCCCACTTTGCCTGCCACTCTTAGTGCTCCTGCAACAACCTGCATCCCGAAAATAGAACCTTTGGAGGTAAATGTTGAGGAGACCATGTTTGTCACCTGCTTGCCAAGTCCAAGGAATACACTGGAGTACATGAGGAGGAACAGTCATAGCTCTGGGGACAAACAAGGACAAGGCTGCAGTATTGGCTCTGCCAAAAAG AGGTGGCTGCGTCAGGCAATGTGCGAGAGCACTCAAAGTTCTGATAGCGGTAAAGAGTCTCCAGCCCTGTGCTGTGATGATACCAGCCCATGTCACACTGCCACCATGCATAGTCCAGGGGGCTCCCCTCCTGTGG ACTTTGTCACTCCATTAAAGAAGCGTCGTCTTGCCCGGGAATCTTTATCAGCTGACCAACCTCCCACTCCGTCCGCGCTCTCGCCTCCACTTTCCTGCACGGGGGATGAGCCAGCTGGATCTGCAGCCTTCAGTTTGGAGGATGCAACTAAGAGTTATCCCACTGTGCCTGAATCATCAGCATGCACAACACAGGAG ATGCCTGGTGGTGTTCATCCAGCAGGTAGTGAAGGTTTTGTGTCAGCAGAACATCCCAGCGGACCTCATTGTAAGGAAATGCTGGAGATGACTGTTGCTGACAGTTCAGTAGGCCAGGAGAAATCCAATGTGAATATTGACACTTCTGTTACCATGGCCACATCAAGTGAGGTGGTCACGGATAGTGCTTACGTGTGCAGCGAAGTGAGCACAGATACCAAATCGGCTATGGAGGCTGAGGAAGTCACAGACTCAAGCCTGTCACAAAGTTTTTCACAGGAAACACATTCAGTTTCAGAACAGGGCAATCTGGAAGGAGAGATGGAGAGTCACGAAAACAGTGACGTAGTGTCCTCCAATGTTATCTTGGCAGCACATGTGGACAAAGATAGAATATGTAGTTCCTCTGAAACTGATTGTAGTGCCCCTGTATGTAGTGCTGATACATCAACAGAGACAGCTGAGATTTCAAAATGCGCACAAGACTATTTGGAGAGCCATTCAAATCCACCGCAGCCGTCCTCTACTGCTGCCACATCAGATAGTAGTTCTAGTGTGAATGAAGATTCCGAAGTAATGGAAAGCCAGGGTAGTAGACTATGTGACTCTGCTGGAGCAAGGAGTTGCTTATTCAGTACCCAAAGTGATGTTTCATGTACATCACCTAAGTCAACCGAATCAGTTGACAGGACTACAGTGACTTGTGATGTCAATTTAGTGTCTGGCTCTGTAAGAGAGCAGAACAGTGGtagtaatttacatgtagaaagtaGCAGTACCTTAGAGAGATTGACAGACAGTGGTAGTGAGCCAGACCAGCCAGCATGTGATCCCTCAGTATCTAGTACATCACAGACTGTCCAAGCTCTGCATACTGCCTGTGTGGGCTCAGGGGATACTTTAGAAGCCAATGAGGCTTTTTCTCCCGGTGTTTCTAGTACAGTTTCAGACTTGCAGCGAGATCACGTCTCCTCATTATCAGGAGACAGCCTGAAGATAACTGGTAGTGTTGGGGAGCGTCTGCCAGCATCAGCCTGTGACAGTTCGATGGGCGTCAACCTACCTGTTGAACCACCCGCAGGAGTCTTTCACAGCTCAATGACAGTGATGTCTGCAGACTCCACCTCTACAGCTCCACCGCCCCCTTTGCCACCACCACCATTACCCCCACAGCCACCTCCACCACCTGTACCTGCCAAAAAGAAG GTGAGTCTTTTAGAATATAGAAAAAGATTGAAGGAGAAGGGAAGTGGGACCAGCTCGAACGGCACTCCAAGTAAAACTGTTCCGGGTGCACCTGCCACTCCTCCAGCCCCGGGAAGAAACACCCCTACTCTTGCACCTTTACCTTTCTTTGATCCAGGAAGTCCAGGGAGACCAGAGTTCCGAG ATGGGCTTAGCTCACCTTTAAAGAAAGATGAAGATGTGAGGTGGGGATCCAGATCACGAGATAAACCTCTCAGTCTGACCGAGCGACTACGGATGGAGTTTGGTTTGGATGACAGTGATGAGGAAGAGTCTAGTCCTG ACAAGAAAGTCGGCTCTCGGGAAACCTCGCaaacccccccacccccgcctcCACCTAGCAGTGTGCCACCACCTCCCCCTGGGAAGCCTGTGG AGCTGAGTAGGGATGCGCAAAGTGCTCAAAATGCAGTTGTTCACCGACCCGTGTATGCTAACCACGACCCCCGTATACAAGGACTGGCAATACCACAGCCTGTACCACCGCCAGGAGGACAGCCAAGGCTGGGACCCCCAGTGCCTGGTCAGCCCCCGG GTGGGCTACATACAGCAAATCATGTGGGAAGTGTGAATAATACATCACGCATACCGGCTACGCATCATCCAGCAGTGTACACCACACCCACTCAATCACAACGCACAGTGGCTCATCCAAGTCCGGGCTTCCCCCAATCTAACAAGTCCAACTACAGCATGGGACCACTGCGGCAGAGGGCAGGGGGTCAGCCCAGTTATAATCACACCCAGTATTCAGCTCATGCGCCAACCAGACCACCCCTGTACTCTGCTGGGGCAGCCCCACCACCTCACCCATCCTCCAACAACCAGCCATACCCAAGCAAACCTCTCCCACAAACGGCAGCAGCTGCAGCCTCCCCACAGACACAACCCTACTCATCAAGGACTTCTTCCTCCTTTACATCGCACTCGTACAATCATAAGAAACACTATTAA
- the LOC135470143 gene encoding inactive histone-lysine N-methyltransferase 2E-like isoform X1, translating into MSVVLRIGAVQSESTALKMAAGTDPDSMEASPVPEDLYVYHPPQQTYSSCFGLPYQDHNYGAPPPPTPPQSPPPCVKVNGHIDVVEETVNIVVAKAVSELNQGTGDSGDDSITRCICDYQHDDGYMICCDKCSVWQHIDCMSIDRNNIPDAYCCEQCEPRVVDKQKARELQARKREEMTDSSATDTDPDEAAHHLALLKAQANANKKGKSKKALKKDITKDLKPRKQKKEKEKKKDQKEKKRKLGNTNNTDVSTVNKLQNNKENAKKLAQLKPCKKNRSVDFQLDETRDAWNSSVSPWADGYEPARNNHYSSALQEILSVNKFNGQHADEVKKVGELQVQLCCVADVKKNRKGLKASMQIQENEAIIEYVGRVMLKDQYDTEKIFFKILHPFVLFYTKFDNTSLCIDASNYGNDARFVRRSCTPNAEIRHIVSSGNIRFYIFSTTEIAKGTEITIPFDYQYKDCSYNVECSCSKVNCVVSKKKRKRNSVQNSNADTSPVVFRTSKRCQAQKAREQEVKKEEVPVIPTVAPPDTSFLESLANAAVAVSMAEQSLSELPLSSSDDSPHKVDTVDNNHICSSDNTISSTGPMEGETEEQAAERERKLTREERKMQAIMKAFEKLEKREERRKEALARLEVAKKTKVEKSQSEDLESLPAVEVKQEVVAEQKPQKGKRRKSHPARRRSRVSSGNSECTVGSEDSNMGMPASAPTTPSPNAEANNTRCPNSSDKNFRFVKTKRHLMNEWLSEKTQVCPLPPVTSQPNAPPTLPATLSAPATTCIPKIEPLEVNVEETMFVTCLPSPRNTLEYMRRNSHSSGDKQGQGCSIGSAKKRWLRQAMCESTQSSDSGKESPALCCDDTSPCHTATMHSPGGSPPVDFVTPLKKRRLARESLSADQPPTPSALSPPLSCTGDEPAGSAAFSLEDATKSYPTVPESSACTTQEMPGGVHPAGSEGFVSAEHPSGPHCKEMLEMTVADSSVGQEKSNVNIDTSVTMATSSEVVTDSAYVCSEVSTDTKSAMEAEEVTDSSLSQSFSQETHSVSEQGNLEGEMESHENSDVVSSNVILAAHVDKDRICSSSETDCSAPVCSADTSTETAEISKCAQDYLESHSNPPQPSSTAATSDSSSSVNEDSEVMESQGSRLCDSAGARSCLFSTQSDVSCTSPKSTESVDRTTVTCDVNLVSGSVREQNSGSNLHVESSSTLERLTDSGSEPDQPACDPSVSSTSQTVQALHTACVGSGDTLEANEAFSPGVSSTVSDLQRDHVSSLSGDSLKITGSVGERLPASACDSSMGVNLPVEPPAGVFHSSMTVMSADSTSTAPPPPLPPPPLPPQPPPPPVPAKKKVSLLEYRKRLKEKGSGTSSNGTPSKTVPGAPATPPAPGRNTPTLAPLPFFDPGSPGRPEFRDGLSSPLKKDEDVRWGSRSRDKPLSLTERLRMEFGLDDSDEEESSPDKKVGSRETSQTPPPPPPPSSVPPPPPGKPVELSRDAQSAQNAVVHRPVYANHDPRIQGLAIPQPVPPPGGQPRLGPPVPGQPPGRIPSLMSLQTFPSRPHPSHPNSTHQSPHVFNQSPPPPPPGAAPPPPHPAAAPAPTPYQGGLHTANHVGSVNNTSRIPATHHPAVYTTPTQSQRTVAHPSPGFPQSNKSNYSMGPLRQRAGGQPSYNHTQYSAHAPTRPPLYSAGAAPPPHPSSNNQPYPSKPLPQTAAAAASPQTQPYSSRTSSSFTSHSYNHKKHY; encoded by the exons ATGAGTGTTGTGCTTCGTATAGGAGCTGTCCAGTCTGAGAGCACGGCTCTGAAGATGGCTGCTGGCACAGA TCCTGATTCTATGGAGGCATCACCTGTACCCGAGGACCTTTATGTGTATCATCCTCCTCAGCAGACTTATTCCAGTTGTTTTGGACTTCCCTATCAG GACCATAACTATGGTGCACCTCCGCCCCCAACACCTCCCCAGTCACCACCACCATGTGTAAAGGTGAATGGGCATATTGATGTTGTTGAGGAAACGGTGAACATAGTAGTGGCAAAGGCTGTGAGCGAGTTAAACCAGGGAACAGGAGATAGCGGGGATGATAGTATAACAAGGTGCATATGTGATTACCAACATGATGATGGCTACATGATTTGCTGTGACAAATGCAG TGTTTGGCAGCATATTGACTGTATGAGTATAGACCGAAACAACATCCCAGACGCTTACTGCTGTGAACAATGTGAACCCCGGGTTGTCGATAAACAGAAAGCCAGAGAACTTCAAGCCAGAAAACGAGAAGAAATGACGG ATTCCAGTGCAACAGATACAGATCCTGATGAAGCTGCTCACCATTTAGCCTTACTCAAAGCCCAAGCAAATGCAAACAAGAAAGGAAAGAGTAAGAAGGCGCTTAAGAAAGATATCACTAAGGACCTCAAGCCTCGAAAACAGAAAAAggagaaagagaagaaaaaggaccagaaagagaaaaaaaggaaacttGGAAACACGAACAACACTGATGTATCAACAGTTAATAAG ttacaaaataataaagaaaatgcCAAGAAACTTGCACAGCTTAAG CCATGTAAGAAAAATCGTTCAGTGGATTTCCAGTTGGATGAAACCAGAGATGCTTGGAACAGCTCTGTGAG TCCATGGGCAGATGGGTATGAACCAGCCCGAAACAACCATTATTCTTCTGCTCTTCAAGAAATATTATCTGTGAACAAGTTCAATGGACAACAT GCAGATGAAGTCAAGAAGGTTGGAGAGCTGCAGGTTCAGCTCTGCTGTGTGGCTGATGTTAAGAAAAATAGAAAG GGTTTGAAGGCTTCCATGCAGATCCAAGAAAATGAAGCTATCATAGAATATGTGGGCAGGGTCATGTTGAAAGATCAATATGACACAGAGAAAATCTTCTTCAAAAT acttcatccatttgtactatTTTACACCAAGTTTGATAACACGAGTTTGTGTATTGATGCCAGTAACTACGGAAATGATGCGCGGTTTGTTCGCAGGTCATGCACACCAAATGCTGAG atacGACACATTGTTTCATCTGGGAATATCCGGTTTTACATTTTCTCAACAACAGAGATTGCAAAGGGCACAGAAATTACAATCCCATTTGACTACCAGTATAAAGATTG ttcATATAACGTGGAGTGCTCTTGCTCAAAAGTCAATTGTGTTGTGTccaaaaagaaaaggaaacgCAACAGTGTTCAAAACAG CAACGCAGATACAAGTCCAGTGGTATTCCGTACAAGCAAGCGTTGTCAGGCTCAAAAGGCAAGAGAGCAAGAAGTGAAGAAAGAAGAAGTACCTGTAATCCCTACAGTTGCTCCACCAGATACCAGTTTCTTGGAGAGCTTAGCTAATGCTGCTGTCGCAGTCTCAATGGCCGAACAATCTTTGTCAGAATTACCCTTGTCTTCCTCAGAT GATAGCCCGCATAAGGTGGATACTGTTGATAACAACCATATCTGTAGTTCAGATAATACAATATCATCTACTGGTCCGATGGAGGGAGAAACGGAAGAGCAGGCTGCTGAACGGGAAAGAAAGTTG actcgAGAAGAGAGAAAAATGCAGGCAATAATGAAAGCATTTGAAAAGCTGGAGAAAAGAGAAGAACGAAGGAAAGAAGCATTGGCCAGGTTAGAAGTTGCCAAAAAGACGAAGGTGGAAAAATCACAGTCAGAG GACTTGGAATCTCTACCAGCTGTTGAAGTTAAACAAGAAGTTGTTGCTGAGCAGAAGCCACAAAAAGG GAAGAGAAGGAAAAGTCATCCAGCGAGAAG ACGCAGTCGTGTTAGCAGTGGCAATTCTGAGTGCACAGTAGGAAGTGAGGACAGCAATATGGGCATGCCAGCCAGTGCTCCAACAACTCCTTCTCCTAATGCAGAGGCCAACAACACACGATGTCCGAATTCATCAGATAAAAATTTTCGTTTTGTAAAAACCAAAAGG CATCTGATGAATGAGTGGCTAAGTGAGAAAACACAGGTGTGTCCTTTGCCACCAGTTACAAGTCAACCGAATGCACCTCCCACTTTGCCTGCCACTCTTAGTGCTCCTGCAACAACCTGCATCCCGAAAATAGAACCTTTGGAGGTAAATGTTGAGGAGACCATGTTTGTCACCTGCTTGCCAAGTCCAAGGAATACACTGGAGTACATGAGGAGGAACAGTCATAGCTCTGGGGACAAACAAGGACAAGGCTGCAGTATTGGCTCTGCCAAAAAG AGGTGGCTGCGTCAGGCAATGTGCGAGAGCACTCAAAGTTCTGATAGCGGTAAAGAGTCTCCAGCCCTGTGCTGTGATGATACCAGCCCATGTCACACTGCCACCATGCATAGTCCAGGGGGCTCCCCTCCTGTGG ACTTTGTCACTCCATTAAAGAAGCGTCGTCTTGCCCGGGAATCTTTATCAGCTGACCAACCTCCCACTCCGTCCGCGCTCTCGCCTCCACTTTCCTGCACGGGGGATGAGCCAGCTGGATCTGCAGCCTTCAGTTTGGAGGATGCAACTAAGAGTTATCCCACTGTGCCTGAATCATCAGCATGCACAACACAGGAG ATGCCTGGTGGTGTTCATCCAGCAGGTAGTGAAGGTTTTGTGTCAGCAGAACATCCCAGCGGACCTCATTGTAAGGAAATGCTGGAGATGACTGTTGCTGACAGTTCAGTAGGCCAGGAGAAATCCAATGTGAATATTGACACTTCTGTTACCATGGCCACATCAAGTGAGGTGGTCACGGATAGTGCTTACGTGTGCAGCGAAGTGAGCACAGATACCAAATCGGCTATGGAGGCTGAGGAAGTCACAGACTCAAGCCTGTCACAAAGTTTTTCACAGGAAACACATTCAGTTTCAGAACAGGGCAATCTGGAAGGAGAGATGGAGAGTCACGAAAACAGTGACGTAGTGTCCTCCAATGTTATCTTGGCAGCACATGTGGACAAAGATAGAATATGTAGTTCCTCTGAAACTGATTGTAGTGCCCCTGTATGTAGTGCTGATACATCAACAGAGACAGCTGAGATTTCAAAATGCGCACAAGACTATTTGGAGAGCCATTCAAATCCACCGCAGCCGTCCTCTACTGCTGCCACATCAGATAGTAGTTCTAGTGTGAATGAAGATTCCGAAGTAATGGAAAGCCAGGGTAGTAGACTATGTGACTCTGCTGGAGCAAGGAGTTGCTTATTCAGTACCCAAAGTGATGTTTCATGTACATCACCTAAGTCAACCGAATCAGTTGACAGGACTACAGTGACTTGTGATGTCAATTTAGTGTCTGGCTCTGTAAGAGAGCAGAACAGTGGtagtaatttacatgtagaaagtaGCAGTACCTTAGAGAGATTGACAGACAGTGGTAGTGAGCCAGACCAGCCAGCATGTGATCCCTCAGTATCTAGTACATCACAGACTGTCCAAGCTCTGCATACTGCCTGTGTGGGCTCAGGGGATACTTTAGAAGCCAATGAGGCTTTTTCTCCCGGTGTTTCTAGTACAGTTTCAGACTTGCAGCGAGATCACGTCTCCTCATTATCAGGAGACAGCCTGAAGATAACTGGTAGTGTTGGGGAGCGTCTGCCAGCATCAGCCTGTGACAGTTCGATGGGCGTCAACCTACCTGTTGAACCACCCGCAGGAGTCTTTCACAGCTCAATGACAGTGATGTCTGCAGACTCCACCTCTACAGCTCCACCGCCCCCTTTGCCACCACCACCATTACCCCCACAGCCACCTCCACCACCTGTACCTGCCAAAAAGAAG GTGAGTCTTTTAGAATATAGAAAAAGATTGAAGGAGAAGGGAAGTGGGACCAGCTCGAACGGCACTCCAAGTAAAACTGTTCCGGGTGCACCTGCCACTCCTCCAGCCCCGGGAAGAAACACCCCTACTCTTGCACCTTTACCTTTCTTTGATCCAGGAAGTCCAGGGAGACCAGAGTTCCGAG ATGGGCTTAGCTCACCTTTAAAGAAAGATGAAGATGTGAGGTGGGGATCCAGATCACGAGATAAACCTCTCAGTCTGACCGAGCGACTACGGATGGAGTTTGGTTTGGATGACAGTGATGAGGAAGAGTCTAGTCCTG ACAAGAAAGTCGGCTCTCGGGAAACCTCGCaaacccccccacccccgcctcCACCTAGCAGTGTGCCACCACCTCCCCCTGGGAAGCCTGTGG AGCTGAGTAGGGATGCGCAAAGTGCTCAAAATGCAGTTGTTCACCGACCCGTGTATGCTAACCACGACCCCCGTATACAAGGACTGGCAATACCACAGCCTGTACCACCGCCAGGAGGACAGCCAAGGCTGGGACCCCCAGTGCCTGGTCAGCCCCCGGGTAGGATTCCTTCACTGATGTCCCTACAGACATTTCCATCCCGACCACATCCGTCTCATCCTAACTCCACTCACCAGTCTCCCCATGTGTTCAACCAGTCCCCACCCCCTCCTCCGCCTGGGGCagctcctcctcctcctcaccCAGCAGCAGCACCTGCACCAACCCCATATCAAG GTGGGCTACATACAGCAAATCATGTGGGAAGTGTGAATAATACATCACGCATACCGGCTACGCATCATCCAGCAGTGTACACCACACCCACTCAATCACAACGCACAGTGGCTCATCCAAGTCCGGGCTTCCCCCAATCTAACAAGTCCAACTACAGCATGGGACCACTGCGGCAGAGGGCAGGGGGTCAGCCCAGTTATAATCACACCCAGTATTCAGCTCATGCGCCAACCAGACCACCCCTGTACTCTGCTGGGGCAGCCCCACCACCTCACCCATCCTCCAACAACCAGCCATACCCAAGCAAACCTCTCCCACAAACGGCAGCAGCTGCAGCCTCCCCACAGACACAACCCTACTCATCAAGGACTTCTTCCTCCTTTACATCGCACTCGTACAATCATAAGAAACACTATTAA